GCACGAGCATGGCCAGGTACTGCGGGTAAGTGAGGCCCAGGGCTTGCAGCAGGGGCTTGTAGACCTTGGTCATCAGCAGCGAGGTGGAGTGCAGGGCAAAGCAGACCTGGTTGTCCAGCAGCAGCTCGGCGCAGGGGGCTTGGGTGTCGGCGTTCATGCAGGTCCTTGAGTTGTCTGAGTTGTAAAATCTAGCACGCGAATGTCTTGCGCGCTCACTGCCAGCGCAGCTCGCTGCGCAGGGCCAGGTCCCAAGGGGGCACCGGGCTGAATCGGCTCTTGAGGAATTCGAGCAGCAAGCGGCTGCGAGAGTTCGTTTCATGTTCCAGGCGCAGGGCATAGATGCCGCTGGTTTCCGGTTCGGGCAAACCGTTGTCGCAGAACAGCGGGATCAACTCGCCACGCAACAGGTAGTCACTGATCAGCCAGGTGGGCAGGTGTGCGACACCCAGCCCGGCCAGGGCGCCGAACAGCAAAGTCTCGGCATTGTTGGCGGCCATGCGCATGCGCGCCGGACGGTACAGGCGCACCTGGCCGTCGATGGAGAAGCGCCAGGCGAAAGGCGGGGCCAGGCCATCCCAATCGAGGCCGTCATGCCCAGGCAGCTCGCTGGGGCAGGCCGGCACCCCGCGGCTGGCCAGGTAGGCGGGGCTGGCGCAGGCGATGCGCACCATGTAGGCCAGCGGCGTGGCGACCAGGCGGGTGTCGGCCAGCGGGCCGGCGCGCAGCACCAGGTCGACTTCGCCCAAGTGGCTGCCATGCAGGTCGACGAAGCTGTCGATCAGGCGCAGTTGCACGTCGAGCCCGGGGTAGGCCACCAGGAAGTCGGCGATCGCCGGGGCCAGGTGGCGGCGGCCAAAGGCGGCTGGGGCGTCGATGCGGATCAACCCCTCGGGGGCGTTGCTCAGCGACACCGCCTCGGCGCGGGCCAGGCGCAATTCCTCGATGATGCGCCGGGCCCGTTCGGCGAAGGCATTGCCCGCTGGGGTCGCGCGTACGGCATGGGTGCTGCGCGAGAACAGCCGGCTGCCCACGGCGCTTTCCAGGTTGTCGATGCGCCGCGCCACGGCGGAGGGGGTCAGCGGATGACGCCGGGCCGCGGCGGAGAAGCTGCCGGTCTCCAGTACGTCGAGAAACAGGCTCAGTTGTTCGGTGAGGATATCGGGGCTCATGGTAATGCCTATGCGAAATGCGCAAAGCCATTGTGCGCTGCTGTGCGTTTCCCCGCCAGCCGGCGCTGGTTAGCATGCCTGCATCTTTGAACGCGGGTGATCGAGGCACTGATGATCGAGTGGTTGATGTATATCGTGTTGGGCGCCGCGCTGGGCACCCTGGGTGGGCTGTTCGGTATCGGTGGCGGGCTGATCGCCATCCCGGCGCTGGGCGTGCTGTTCGGCCTTGACCAGCAACTGGCCCAGGGCACCGCGCTGGTGATGGTGGTGCCCAACGTGCTGTTGGCCTTGTGGCGCTACCACCAGCGCAACCGCATCGAATTGCGGCACGCGGTGCCGCTGTCGCTTTGCAGTTTCCTGTTCGCCTGGCTGGGCTCGATCTGGGCGGTGGGCATCGACGCCCAGTCGATGCGCCTGTACTTCGTCGGCTTCCTGGTGGCCTTGGCACTGTGGAACGTGGCGCGGATGTTCCTGCCGGTGAGGTCGCCGAGCAACGAGCTGCGCTACCCGTGGCCTTGGCTCGGCGTGCTGGGCAGCTTCGCCGGGACCATGGGCGGGCTGTTCGGCGTGGGCGGGGCGGTGGTGGCCACACCGATCCTGACCAGCGTGTTCGGCACCACCCAGGTAGTGGCACAGGGGCTGTCGCTGGCGCTGGCGGCACCGAGCACCATGGTCACGCTGCTGACCTACGGGTTGCACCAGAGTGTCGACTGGAGCGTCGGGGTGCCGTTGGCGGTGGGTGGTTTGCTCAGCATCAGCTGGGGGGTGAAGTTGGCCCATGCGTTGCCGGAGAAGGTGTTGCGCACGCTGTTCTGTGTGTTCCTCGTGCTGTGTGCAGTGATGCTCGGGTTCGAACTTTAGATCGTCGCGGGCCACCGCCTGTAGGAGCGGCTTCAGCCGCGATCACCCGCGAAGCGGGGGCCACGCACCGCGCCGCCCGCATCGCGGCTGAAGCCGCTCCTACTTGAACCCTTCGACGATGTATTCGGCCATGCAGTCGGTGATCGGCGACTGGCTCTGCGTATTGCGCAGCAGCATCACATTGGCCATGTGCAGTTGCGGCAACCCTTCCTCTTCCCCGAGCATGCGCAGGTCGTCGCCCACCAGGCTGCGCAACTGCGCGGTCACCGCCAGCCCGGCGCTGACGATGGCGAAGATCGCCGCCAGGCTCGGGCTGGTATAGGCGATGCGGTACTCGATGCCGCGCTGCTCCAGCGCGTTGCAGGTCCAGGCGCGGCAGAAACAGTCGGTGTTGAACAGCGCCAGGGGCATCGGCCGTTGCTCTTCGGGGCAGAAGCCGTGCGCCGCAGCCCACACCAGGCGTTCCTGACGCAGCATCTGGCCCACTTCGTTACCCGGTTCGCGGGTGACGATGGTCAGGTCCAGGTCCTGGCGCAGCATCAGCTGCTTGGAGGAATCGCAATGCACCTCGACGTGGATCAGCGGGTAGTCCTGGGCGAAGCTGGACAGGATGGTCGGCAGGTAGCGCATGGCGTAGTCGTCCGGCGTACCAATGCGCACCACCCCGACCATGTGCGGCATGCGCAGGGTGTTGAACACCTCGCCATGCAGCTTGAGGATGCGCCGGGCATAGCCCAGCAGGACCTGCCCCTCGGCGGTCAGGCGCACCTGGCGACCATCGCGTTCGAATAGCTGGCGCTGCAGGATGTCCTCCTCCAGGCGCTTCATCTGCATGCTGACCGCCGACTGCGTGCGGTTGACTACCTCGCCGGCACGGGTGAAGCCGCCTTGCTCGGCGATAGCGACGAAGGTGCGCAGCACGTCGGCGTCGAGACTCTGATACTGGGACATTGCATCAATCTCCGAGATGCATGGCATCAGAAACATTCGTTGGATTGATCTTAGGCCTGGGACGAGACTGGAGCCATCCACAAGGAGGGCGTCAAGATGAAAGGTCATTTCAACGTTGCTCACCAGCCTGTGTCCACCTTGAACCACTGGCTGCACGGGGCCGGCGGGTTGCTGGTGCGCTGGTACGAACTGCATCGCCAGCATGATGAACTGGCGCGCCTGAGCGATGCCACGCTGCACGACCTGGGGCTGTCGCGGGCCGATATCCAGCAGGAGGCCGAGCGGCATTTCTGGGAGGATCCGTTGCGTAAATGAGTCGGTGAAAGCTTCGCGGGCCTCTTCGCGGCTGAAGCCGCTCCTACGGGTTCACTGTTGCTCCCGGGCTATCGGTGAACCTTTGGGAGCGGCTTCAGCCGCGAATGCTATGGTGCATACACCATCAACCGGAGGTACATTCATTGCCCCTCGAACTGTCCACCCAGCAGGCCCGTCGCCTGGCCTTGTCCGCCCAGGGCTTCGGCAAATCGCCCGACACCCCGGCCACCCTGGCCAATCTCAAGCGCATGCTCCAGCGCCTGGGTGTGGTGCAGATCGACTCGGTCAATGCCTTGGTACGTTCCCATTACCTGCCGCTATTCTCCCGTCTGGGCGACTATTCGCCCGCCTTGCTCGACCAGCTTGCCTGGGGCAAGAGGCGCCAGCGCCGGCTGTTCGAATATTGGGGGCACGAAGCCTCGCTGTTGCCGCTCGAGCTTTTCCCAGCCATGCGCTGGCGCATGGCGCATGCCCGCGAAGGCAAGGGCATCTATCGGCAACTGGCAACCTTCGGCCGCGAGCGTCGCGATGTGATCGAGCGGGTGCTGGCAGCCGTGCGCGACCAGGGCGCGCTGGGTGCGGGCAGCCTGTCGACCCGCGAGGAGCGGGCCGGCCCCTGGTGGGACTGGAGCGAAGAGAAGCACGCACTGGAATGGCTGTTCGCCGCAGGCGAGGTCACCGTGGCCGGGCGCCGCGGCTTCGAACGCCTCTATGACCTGCCGGAGCGCGTTCTACCCTCGGCGATTCTCGATCAACCGCCCCCGGATGAGCGCGAGGCGCACCGGAGCCTGCTGTTGCATGCGGCCACTGCCCTGGGCGTGGCCACCGAGCAGGACCTGCGCGACTATTTCCGCCTGTCGCCGCAACAGAGCAAGGCCGCCGTCGCCGAGTTGCAGGAGGAGGGGCACCTGCAGGCTTGCACGGTACAAGGCTGGAAGCAGCCCGGCTACCTGGCGGGGACGCCACGGATACCCCGACGCATCGCCGCCAACGCCTTGCTCTCGCCCTTCGATTCGCTGGTCTGGGAACGCAGCCGCACCGAGCGGCTGTTCGACTTCCGCTACCGCCTGGAAATCTACACGCCAGCGCACAAGCGGGTGTATGGCTATTACGTGCTGCCATTTCTGTACAAAGAACGCATCGCCGCACGTCTGGATCTGCGTGCCGAGCGCGCCCAGGGGCGCCTGGCGGTGCATGCGGTGCACGAGGAGCAAGTGGGGTTGAACGAGGAGGGCTACCAGGCGTTGGCCACTGAATTGTGGCGCCTGGCAGGCTGGCTGGGCCTGGAGCAGGTGCAACTGAACTGCCCCCGCACTGAGGGCAGCCGGCTGCGTCAGGCGTTGCTCAGCGGCGCACCTGCTTGAGGGTTTCGGCGATCAGGAAGGCCAGTTCCAGCGACTGGTCGGCGTTCATGCGCGGGTCGCAGTGGGTGTGGTAGCGGTCGGACAGCGCGTCCTCGGTGATCGGGCGGGCACCGCCGATGCACTCGGTGACGTTCTGCCCGGTCATCTCGATATGGATGCCGCCGGCGTGGCTGCCTTCGGCCTGGTGCACCTGGAAGAACTGCTTCACCTCGTCGAGAATCTGCGCGAAGTCGCGGGTCTTGTAGCCGCTGCTGGCCTTGATGGTGTTGCCGTGCATCGGGTCGGAGCTCCACAGCACCTGGCGCCCCTCGCGCTGGACGGTGCGGATCAGCCCTGGCAGGTGGTCGGCGACCTTGCCGGCGCCCATGCGCACGATCAGGTTGAGACGGCCTGGGTCGTTGTCCGGGTTGAGCACGTCGATCAGGCGGATCAACTCCTCGGTGTTCATGCTCGGGCCGACCTTGACCCCGATCGGGTTGTGCACGCCGCGCAGGAACTCGACATGGGCGCCGTCGAGCTGGCGGGTGCGGTCGCCGATCCACAGCATGTGCGCCGAGCAGTCGTAGTAGTCGCCGGTCAGGCTGTCGCGGCGCACGAAGGCTTCTTCATAGTTGAGCAGCAGCGCTTCGTGGGCGGTGAAGAAACTGGTTTCGCGCAGTTGCGGCGCGGTGTCCAGGCCGCAGGCGCGCATGAATGCCAGGGTTTCGTCGATACGGTTGGCCAACTGGTGGTACTTGTCGGCCAGCGCCGAGTTGGCGATGAAGTCCAGGTTCCACTTGTGCACCTGGTGCAGGTCGGCGAAACCGCCCTGGGCGAAGGCGCGCAGCAGGTTGAGGCTGGCGGTGGCCTGG
This genomic stretch from Pseudomonas entomophila harbors:
- a CDS encoding winged helix-turn-helix domain-containing protein; translated protein: MPLELSTQQARRLALSAQGFGKSPDTPATLANLKRMLQRLGVVQIDSVNALVRSHYLPLFSRLGDYSPALLDQLAWGKRRQRRLFEYWGHEASLLPLELFPAMRWRMAHAREGKGIYRQLATFGRERRDVIERVLAAVRDQGALGAGSLSTREERAGPWWDWSEEKHALEWLFAAGEVTVAGRRGFERLYDLPERVLPSAILDQPPPDEREAHRSLLLHAATALGVATEQDLRDYFRLSPQQSKAAVAELQEEGHLQACTVQGWKQPGYLAGTPRIPRRIAANALLSPFDSLVWERSRTERLFDFRYRLEIYTPAHKRVYGYYVLPFLYKERIAARLDLRAERAQGRLAVHAVHEEQVGLNEEGYQALATELWRLAGWLGLEQVQLNCPRTEGSRLRQALLSGAPA
- a CDS encoding LysR family transcriptional regulator, encoding MSPDILTEQLSLFLDVLETGSFSAAARRHPLTPSAVARRIDNLESAVGSRLFSRSTHAVRATPAGNAFAERARRIIEELRLARAEAVSLSNAPEGLIRIDAPAAFGRRHLAPAIADFLVAYPGLDVQLRLIDSFVDLHGSHLGEVDLVLRAGPLADTRLVATPLAYMVRIACASPAYLASRGVPACPSELPGHDGLDWDGLAPPFAWRFSIDGQVRLYRPARMRMAANNAETLLFGALAGLGVAHLPTWLISDYLLRGELIPLFCDNGLPEPETSGIYALRLEHETNSRSRLLLEFLKSRFSPVPPWDLALRSELRWQ
- a CDS encoding DUF1127 domain-containing protein — encoded protein: MKGHFNVAHQPVSTLNHWLHGAGGLLVRWYELHRQHDELARLSDATLHDLGLSRADIQQEAERHFWEDPLRK
- a CDS encoding class II 3-deoxy-7-phosphoheptulonate synthase, which gives rise to MTQPWTPDSWRALPIQQQPIYPDAAHLLKVEQTLASYPPLVFAGEARELRRQFAEVTQGRAFLLQGGDCAESFAEFSAAKIRDTFKVLLQMAIVMTFAAGCPVVKVGRMAGQFAKPRSSGDETIGDITLPAYRGDIVNGIGFDAASRIPDPERLLQAYHQATASLNLLRAFAQGGFADLHQVHKWNLDFIANSALADKYHQLANRIDETLAFMRACGLDTAPQLRETSFFTAHEALLLNYEEAFVRRDSLTGDYYDCSAHMLWIGDRTRQLDGAHVEFLRGVHNPIGVKVGPSMNTEELIRLIDVLNPDNDPGRLNLIVRMGAGKVADHLPGLIRTVQREGRQVLWSSDPMHGNTIKASSGYKTRDFAQILDEVKQFFQVHQAEGSHAGGIHIEMTGQNVTECIGGARPITEDALSDRYHTHCDPRMNADQSLELAFLIAETLKQVRR
- a CDS encoding sulfite exporter TauE/SafE family protein — encoded protein: MIEWLMYIVLGAALGTLGGLFGIGGGLIAIPALGVLFGLDQQLAQGTALVMVVPNVLLALWRYHQRNRIELRHAVPLSLCSFLFAWLGSIWAVGIDAQSMRLYFVGFLVALALWNVARMFLPVRSPSNELRYPWPWLGVLGSFAGTMGGLFGVGGAVVATPILTSVFGTTQVVAQGLSLALAAPSTMVTLLTYGLHQSVDWSVGVPLAVGGLLSISWGVKLAHALPEKVLRTLFCVFLVLCAVMLGFEL
- a CDS encoding LysR substrate-binding domain-containing protein; translated protein: MSQYQSLDADVLRTFVAIAEQGGFTRAGEVVNRTQSAVSMQMKRLEEDILQRQLFERDGRQVRLTAEGQVLLGYARRILKLHGEVFNTLRMPHMVGVVRIGTPDDYAMRYLPTILSSFAQDYPLIHVEVHCDSSKQLMLRQDLDLTIVTREPGNEVGQMLRQERLVWAAAHGFCPEEQRPMPLALFNTDCFCRAWTCNALEQRGIEYRIAYTSPSLAAIFAIVSAGLAVTAQLRSLVGDDLRMLGEEEGLPQLHMANVMLLRNTQSQSPITDCMAEYIVEGFK